TTTCTTGACGTGTGCAGGCTTGCCCTAAAAGATCCCTCTTCATTAATTCAATGAGTTTGTTGGTGAAAGTAAAAAACCAACACACATCATTGTCATCATTAGTACTAGCAACTGAATGGTAACAagttctaaatatatttatgataggCTTGATTCCTATAAGCTTAAAGAACTTGTTAAAGGCAAACAAAATTATTCATCCATTGGGATGTAACTAGCTTGGACCCAACCTATAATACCAAAAACCTCCCCTCACAAACCTTTGAAGAGAGAAGTTATACCATAACTCACACATATATATTGGGGAAGTAATCTCAAAGTACCCCTAAGTGGAGGCCAAGGTTAATTGGCTAATTCTTTCATTCCTGGTAGACAATTTAGCCACGTACTCTCCCAgttatcaattatttataaataccaCCTTATCTAAGTTTACGATGCTAGGTGCATCATCCTCAGGGGCTTGAGGTAGCctctttctctctatctctcttgctttctctctctctcctgggTTTCCTAAAGGAAATAGGGCAATGAATTCTTCGATGTTGAAAACTACCTTCCCCCTTTCTAGAAGTGGAAGCTGAATTTCTACCCCTTTTAGTTTTAGGACCCAATCTAATGGACCTTTGTCCCCTATAGCTTCATTTAGTTTATGGTTGGAACCTAAACTCATCACTGAAAGAAGCAACATCCATACTTTTAAGCTCATATCTAACTTTTTCAGAGTCTATTTTTCTCATaagaatgggaaaaaaaaaaaaagaaatttttaggGGTAGGGAATACTTAAAATGATAGTTTCTTCTTAACCAACAAAGCAAATCTCACTCAAGGCTTTttcaacaatttgtttttacagaaaaattacaaagagtgaaagtaaaagaaaaatacaagcaaGAGAAGCTAGtgttataaagaaaataacttttaatccTCACTGTTGAATTCATAATTACTATTCTTCAAGCATTTATACTTTAATTCTCATAACATTtataatacaagaaaaaaaagaacaaacactATTATTCTTAGATGACTTTATCACTTAAGAATCCCTACCAGAAGGGACTATTTTGCAGGTGTTAAGCCTTCTATCATCAACAACGTACCTCGTGAGCTTTAAAGAGAATATTGACATGAACATGTTATTATCCACTATTCAAACATTCAAAAATCTCATTCCTGAGCATATTGATTTTAGAACATcaactattaattaattattctcttGATTGGCTATCAAGTTATTCTTTGCACACTAATAAATGCAATGAAGTCTAAAATACATtaggatttctttttttcttttatcattataacctttagtttttgtttaaattaaaatatttttcattcaaagaTAATGATGCTACAATTAAGCCTTGATTATTTTAGTTGTACTCTATAACAcctattaataaatattacaattGATGTACTActaatttgaattatttatgaAGGTGGATATAGATGATCTTTAAGAGGTGGACTAGAGTTattgattttgcaaaaaaaatcatttataaaattaataaattaactttataataaaatttatatttgatttaaaattatattaaaaaaaaaacctatattatttatacttgtgagattgttaattaaaaaattaagcgACATATGAATGCTTTATTGATTATTactttaaaactataaaattatttattgatacaatatattttaaacaacttgttattactattaaaaataataattacattgcaattacaaaaaaaaaaaaaaagacatttagGAAAACTATTGTAGATCCAGGCACAAAATTATTGTGGATTGTAATAATGAcatcatttgtgtttttttttttcactcaagTTTTCTTTGCTCTTCAATTTATCCtttcaaattgatttatttGGGATCTGATTCGATAGTTTGCTTCAATTGACTTCATGTTAGGTTCTTATGATGTCGATGAAAAATTCCAGTACTCATTTGATGCTTGATTTggcaaaatataatttgatttcattGATGTAGAATAATTGAAGTTTTAGGGACCAAGtttgaaactaaaattaatgtttagggactagattgaaaaaaataaagggaaataGTTGGTATATGCAACATTTGCATTAGCATGTGAGAACGTCAACCTAATTTGGGTGGTGCATACAGTGGCTACCATTATCTATTGGTGACCTTCCTTGATATCATTTGATTTATCTCGGTAAACTCTTCCCTCCATGACAACACAAATGCATAAAGGAGGTTTGGTTTAGCTTTGGCGGCCttatcttcctttctttttttttttttttttctctctctatcttttctctctcattctcttgatttttgcACAAGACATTATCTAAAATAGCAAAGTGGTCTCATTTGTTTTTggatatcaaatttgatcctcaatcttttactttaggttttttttttcaatttaatccttaaatgTTAGGTTCTCTGGGAATtgtgttttgtaattttattcgatttgctttctatttgattattttagtaTCATGAATCAAATCACGAGTTTGGTTGGATAATTGaactgttttctttttgttcctttttaatcattattgtttttgcaatttcatcattcatcgtcgaatttgttgaaaattaagcttcaagattttttttttgtttgatttctattaggttattttaCTATCGAGACTTAGGTCGTGATTTTACCAGGTTAGTCCGGGTTAACTGGAGTCAATTTTATTTGGTactttttgttatttgatttttttttttttttatcaaatgtatccttcaacattatattacTTGGAcattagactttataatttattttatttgctttatatagACTTATCTTAGTCTCATAATCCGGGAAAAACTGACTCATGTCTTAAGTTTGACAGGCTAACCTTGGTTGACTTGCatcttttttgtccttttttttcaaattaattttttctctaatttcatCCATCAACATTTGAACGATGGGGAATTGACAATCATATGTTTTTCCAAATTGCTTTTCATGGGGTTATTAGGTTCTTGTTATTCAAGTtgtgaatttgaaaagttatatcAGGTTGActtatgttgttttttgttttaaaaaaaaatgaatgtttttttttcaattccatcattcaagattttgttgattggaaattaaatttcattatttattttgaattgcttTCTTTAGAATTATCAGGTATCATGACTTTGGTCAtgaatttaaaagtttataacATATTAGCACAAGCCGTTTTTGTATGCtgttatctaaatattttttaaaatatataatctcaTATACTAATgtcttcatatttaaaaaaggtTTCCTACAATATGCATAGATTTTTGAAttcttcataataaaaaatctattaaaaaacaagTCAGCAATACATGAGAGGTTGGTTCTAGCATCGAAGGGCTGGTCCTCCCTGTGAGGCAAACACCGTTTGAATCCTCGCTGGTAGTGGAACCCGCTTTACGATGCCCGGCGATAACAGGAAGAGGAGTGGTCTTTTGGTTTGGAAAGGGTTGGAGAATACCCTggcacaacaataaaaataaaataaaataaattacatgagCAATTTATTTTTGCGGTAACAAATTATTACAATCCTTAGCAAAGCGCGAGCGAGTTTCTTATCTAAGTATATTACTACCTTCTGCCTTGCTATTTTATTTCTCCTTTCCCTCATCAGAAAATGACATCCTTGGCCACTCATAATCTccagtatttatttaaaaagtgcTATGAAAAATGACgtcaaattcatttttcaacttttgaaaatatttcTATGCGCTGCAAAAGTACCAATTTATtgcaaaaaagagagagattcaATGGACAAAATTCTCCATGTTGTCCCAGTCAATAGAACATTATGGCATCTGAGTTTCTCCTATCTGTCCCTCTCTTCATCAAAAGCATACTTTGGAGATTTTATCAGGCAAGTTTGAGTTTTCCTTACCATTTTCCTCTGGTTCTGAGAGATGATCCATTCTAGTCCATTTTGTACGCAGTGTAATTAACAGCAGAGTGCAGGTTTGGCATGCAAGACCGCAGATTAAACCAGTCCATAATCCCTGATCCAAAATGGTCCCACAACAGAATATGAAAATCGATGGAAGAAAGATTGAAAATAAGATGAGTAAACAGAATATGAAAATCCAGAGGACAAAGATTGAGAATAATATGAGTTACTAGGTGCATTTTCCTCAATTTGTATGCAGGGAAATCGCTGTAATAGAAGGTGAAAATGTCTGATACTTGTCTGTGAAAAGCTGCATGCTTGTGTAAGTAAACGCAGAAACAGACTATTTTTGTTTGGCTTCACCTTAGAATAAAGCTTATACTTGAATCCGAGGAGGGTTGCCACGGGCATTCCAACGCAAAAGAATGTTGCTACATTTACAATAACAGCCAGATTCTGCCAGCCACACCCTCTTGTTACCCCTGCGTATTAAAATACTTACATTAAGATCTGAGCAAGTCACACAGTTAGCCAACTCAAGGAAAGGATAGAGAAATTAGagcagaaaaaggaaagaaataggATCCTTGAAACCTGTAAAGACGACTTGGAAGGCATCAAGTGCTATAGAGATGGCAAGGAAAGGTGTCATCGAGGCAAAGGCTTTTATAATGGAAAGGTCATCAGTGAAGAAGCCAGCCCAGATATCATGACCAGTGGCTAGTGCTAAAACAATTAGAAGAGCAAGAAGGACAGAGAGCTTGAGAGTCATGGCCATGGCTTGTTTAGCTTTATCAGGATTTCCTGCTCCCAACTCATTAGACACCCTTGTACTATTAGCAGAAATTCGTAGTTTCGTTATCTAAAAGCGTATAGGATCAAATTATGCAAATGCTATAACTAGGAAGTGTCAAATTAATCTCCAACCATTTACCTCACAGTAGCGCTTAGACCTGAGGTACACATGTAGGCAATGTCCTCTGTGTTGACACTGAAGAGAAACGAAAACATCACCAAAGTCAAGTCAGGAAAACAAGTGGAGAACAGTTGGTTTTTGGCAAAGAATGTATTGTGGTGTAATCTGTAAAGCATACCACATTGCAATCACAGATGTAGTTAGTTCTGCGTTTGGCATCATTCCTGCTAGGAGCACCAAGAGCTCGAATGCCCAGTACTCCAAACTAGCAAATCATCAAAGAGAGGTTGTAAGATATATGACATCGCAAACCTGCTACCAATAAAATGAAGCATTTTGTGTTCTCTTACCACACCATTGCAGCAGAGGGCAGGGCCAGTTTCAAGTTTATGGGGATGTGACGTAATGATTCAGAAGAGAACCCCTCCCAAGTATGTTTGAATTTCTTTGAATAAATCACATATATGGCCAACACAAGAGTTGAAATCCACAAAGATATTGAAACCGCCAACGAAGCTCCTCTGAAACCGAGATCTGTCTTATGAACCAATGCGTAAGCTGTACCGATGTGAATGCACAATGGGATTCCTGAAAGCAGGATGAGGGGCATGACAACAGATTGTGTCTGAAGAAACCTCAAGATGTTTTGAAGGAATCCAAATGCAAATATGCCTGGAATCAAATACTTTAAGTAAAGAGCAGCAGCTTTCGAAATTTGAGGATCTTGACGAAGGAAGATGAGTAAAGGCTCTGTGTAAAGCCAGATAATGCTTATGATTATGGAGCACAGAAAGGATATGATGCAGGAAGCTTGAAGATGAATTCCTAATGTTCTGTATAGTTTTGCACCAAATCCTTGACCACAAAGTGTCTCAAGTGCTCCACTTAATCCAGCCtgagagaaggaaaagaaagagaaagaaaattagaaagCAGGATCATATGCATTATACTTGATAAACAAAAAGAGTACTTGATCGAAGCATTAGGCTCAAAAGGACTAAGACATTGCTCTATGTAGCAGAAAAAggaatcaattcaaattaagGATGCAAACCACTTAAGCTAGAGCTCTGCCATTCCTACTCCAAATCATTTTCCTTGATTGTATGTTCATAACCatatatatgataatatcattaaattattcctctgtgtgtgtgtgtgtgtgtgtggacaGGGGTGGgggaagagagggagagaaacgTACCATGAAAGCAATGCCAGTGACAGTGCACCATGAATTCCCAAGAGTGGCGCCGGCAAGCTCAAGCTGACCAAGGTGACCGGCGAACATGACAGATACCAAAGTTATTAGATAGTAGAAAGCATTAGTAAGGATCATGGGCAGTGAAAACAAGACTTGGTCTTTGCCTTCTTTGACATCTAATAGTTTGATCCACCAGCATCTTCCTTCGCCATTTTGATCTTCACAGTGATGATCATAAGCCTCCAACAAGGGTAAAGCAGTAtctaaacttgtttttgacatcTCTACAGTTATTCTCTATGATCcttctttcaagaaaaa
This is a stretch of genomic DNA from Populus alba chromosome 11, ASM523922v2, whole genome shotgun sequence. It encodes these proteins:
- the LOC118038323 gene encoding protein DETOXIFICATION 18 — translated: MSKTSLDTALPLLEAYDHHCEDQNGEGRCWWIKLLDVKEGKDQVLFSLPMILTNAFYYLITLVSVMFAGHLGQLELAGATLGNSWCTVTGIAFMAGLSGALETLCGQGFGAKLYRTLGIHLQASCIISFLCSIIISIIWLYTEPLLIFLRQDPQISKAAALYLKYLIPGIFAFGFLQNILRFLQTQSVVMPLILLSGIPLCIHIGTAYALVHKTDLGFRGASLAVSISLWISTLVLAIYVIYSKKFKHTWEGFSSESLRHIPINLKLALPSAAMVCLEYWAFELLVLLAGMMPNAELTTSVIAMCVNTEDIAYMCTSGLSATVSTRVSNELGAGNPDKAKQAMAMTLKLSVLLALLIVLALATGHDIWAGFFTDDLSIIKAFASMTPFLAISIALDAFQVVFTGVTRGCGWQNLAVIVNVATFFCVGMPVATLLGFKYKLYSKGLWTGLICGLACQTCTLLLITLRTKWTRMDHLSEPEENGYSPTLSKPKDHSSSCYRRAS